The following proteins come from a genomic window of Gammaproteobacteria bacterium:
- the rpsF gene encoding 30S ribosomal protein S6, whose amino-acid sequence MRDYELVLIFHPALGEDAIQQKLERFHGLVSGGDAEIRVVDHWGGRRLAYPIQKQTSGYYVVTQFFGDPTSLPELERIMKLDEGVLRYLIVLNEGQPSTGMSVVAEPPAASSASEESRKEDDADDPKKDGEPEDDARSRTSPPEFSGGRGHRRRIEGPPITILNYKDVATLSRFVTEQGKLLPRRTTRVAAGFQRKLGRAVKRARYLALLPYVRRHEG is encoded by the coding sequence ATGCGCGACTACGAACTCGTTTTGATTTTCCACCCCGCCCTGGGCGAGGACGCCATCCAGCAGAAGCTGGAGCGATTCCATGGCCTGGTATCCGGCGGGGACGCCGAAATCAGGGTGGTGGACCACTGGGGCGGCCGGCGGCTCGCCTACCCCATCCAGAAGCAGACCTCCGGCTACTACGTCGTGACGCAATTCTTCGGCGATCCCACGAGCCTGCCCGAGCTGGAGCGCATCATGAAGCTCGACGAGGGCGTGCTCCGGTATCTCATCGTCCTCAACGAGGGCCAGCCGTCCACGGGCATGTCCGTCGTGGCCGAGCCCCCCGCGGCCTCCAGTGCTTCCGAGGAGTCCCGCAAGGAGGACGATGCCGACGACCCGAAAAAGGACGGGGAACCGGAAGATGACGCCCGGTCGCGAACGAGCCCGCCCGAGTTCTCCGGGGGGCGCGGTCACCGCCGGCGCATCGAAGGCCCGCCGATCACCATCCTGAACTACAAGGATGTAGCCACCTTGTCGCGCTTCGTCACCGAGCAGGGCAAGCTGCTGCCCCGGCGCACGACCCGCGTGGCCGCCGGATTTCAGCGCAAGCTCGGACGGGCGGTGAAGCGGGCGCGCTACCTGGCCCTGCTTCCCTACGTGCGCCGTCACGAGGGATAG
- the rsfS gene encoding ribosome silencing factor, producing the protein MVDAASSGDSRLPSAVRRAAQLTLERKASDVVVLDLRGISSATDYFLLATGTSDTQVRSISDHVTKELRNEGTRPAHTEGGREARWVLIDYIDFVVHVFHPEVRSFYQLEALWGDAPRHELAADAELGPP; encoded by the coding sequence ATGGTCGACGCTGCCTCCTCCGGCGATTCCCGTCTCCCGTCCGCGGTCCGTCGGGCGGCCCAGTTGACGCTCGAGCGCAAGGCCAGCGACGTGGTCGTGCTCGACCTGCGCGGCATCTCCTCGGCCACCGACTACTTCCTGCTCGCCACCGGAACCTCCGATACCCAGGTCCGTTCGATCTCGGACCACGTCACGAAGGAGCTGCGCAACGAGGGTACCCGCCCCGCGCACACCGAGGGGGGCAGGGAAGCCCGCTGGGTGTTGATCGACTACATCGATTTCGTGGTCCATGTCTTTCACCCCGAGGTGCGGTCGTTCTATCAACTGGAGGCGCTCTGGGGCGATGCGCCCCGGCACGAGCTTGCGGCAGACGCGGAGCTCGGCCCGCCATGA
- a CDS encoding M20/M25/M40 family metallo-hydrolase translates to MNREPTFENALAFAGDLIRIPSMSGEEGEVATRLQEEMRVLGFDRVEVDGLGSVAGVVKGRGDAPPVMLSCHLDVVAEGAHEEWEHPPFCGDVVDGHLHGRGAMDIKGPMALQVYAAAALANRAPGDVIVGQVVYEERGGWGMENLVRSGLVNPAAVIIGESTYGDIALGHRGRAQLEVVIRGLASHASAPDRARNALDLLPGVLTGVAALARRQESDPVLGPASLAPTDVGVRPESPNVIPDEVIVVLDWRILPTDTEASLIGRVEDAIAEVLPDVPAGYAIECRLASERQTSYTGRSADRNLLTPGFLMEPDHAVVTAAAGAVGRRGAPDTAARCRPWTFATDGGWTCGVFGIPTIGFAPGEERYAHTNRERLDVEEARWAFSRYPSLVLAVQEAAAKS, encoded by the coding sequence ATGAACCGCGAGCCGACCTTCGAAAACGCCCTGGCCTTTGCCGGGGATCTGATCCGCATCCCCTCCATGAGCGGGGAAGAGGGCGAAGTCGCCACCCGCCTCCAGGAGGAGATGCGCGTGCTGGGATTCGACCGGGTGGAGGTTGACGGGCTGGGCAGCGTCGCCGGCGTCGTGAAGGGAAGGGGCGACGCACCGCCGGTGATGCTCTCCTGCCACCTCGACGTGGTGGCCGAGGGGGCGCACGAGGAATGGGAGCATCCGCCCTTCTGCGGCGATGTCGTGGACGGCCACCTGCACGGCCGCGGGGCGATGGACATCAAGGGGCCCATGGCGCTCCAGGTCTATGCCGCCGCCGCCCTCGCGAACCGCGCGCCCGGCGACGTGATCGTGGGGCAGGTGGTGTACGAGGAGCGGGGCGGCTGGGGCATGGAGAACCTGGTGCGGTCGGGCCTGGTGAACCCCGCAGCGGTGATCATCGGCGAGTCGACGTACGGCGACATCGCTCTGGGTCACCGCGGCCGGGCGCAGCTCGAGGTCGTGATCCGCGGTCTCGCCAGCCATGCCAGCGCCCCCGACCGGGCCCGCAACGCGCTCGACCTGCTGCCCGGCGTGCTGACCGGGGTCGCCGCTCTCGCGCGGCGGCAGGAGTCCGATCCCGTTCTGGGGCCCGCGAGCCTCGCGCCCACCGACGTCGGGGTGCGCCCCGAGAGCCCGAACGTCATCCCCGACGAAGTGATCGTGGTGCTCGACTGGCGCATCCTGCCCACCGACACCGAGGCGAGCCTCATCGGGCGCGTCGAAGACGCGATCGCCGAGGTGCTCCCGGATGTGCCCGCGGGCTACGCCATCGAATGCCGCCTCGCCTCGGAGCGCCAGACCTCCTACACCGGCCGCTCCGCCGACCGCAACCTGCTTACGCCGGGCTTTCTCATGGAACCCGATCACGCGGTGGTGACCGCGGCCGCGGGCGCGGTGGGGCGCCGCGGCGCCCCTGACACGGCCGCCCGCTGCCGTCCCTGGACCTTCGCAACCGACGGAGGCTGGACCTGCGGCGTGTTCGGCATTCCGACCATCGGCTTCGCCCCCGGGGAGGAACGCTACGCGCACACCAACCGCGAACGGCTCGACGTCGAGGAGGCCCGCTGGGCGTTCAGCCGCTACCCGTCGCTCGTTCTCGCCGTGCAGGAGGCGGCGGCGAAGAGCTGA
- the aroF gene encoding 3-deoxy-7-phosphoheptulonate synthase, which produces MLIVMKHNATDAEVQGAVDAIHDLGYKARPMPGRQRTAIGLVGNDGRVDKARLVGLPGVLEIIPVSRPYKQVSREWREEDTVVPLANGTVIGGREVAVMAGPCSVESEGQIMEAAERVAAAGATILRGGAYKPRTSPYSFQGLGIDGLRLLARAREATGLAIVTEAVDPESLDSVEEYADIVQIGARNMQNYPLLRRAGRSPRPVLLKRGLAATIKELLLAAEYILSEGNPNIILCERGVRSFDTETRNLFDLTAIPVVQSLSHLPIIADPSHGTGIRDKVTPMARAAVAAGADGLIVEVHPDPSKALSDGAQSLYPEDFAEMMAQVRGIADHIGRPLVAPLAEA; this is translated from the coding sequence ATGCTCATCGTCATGAAGCACAATGCCACGGACGCGGAGGTCCAGGGCGCGGTGGACGCCATCCACGACCTGGGGTACAAGGCGCGTCCCATGCCCGGCCGCCAGCGCACGGCGATCGGGCTGGTGGGCAATGACGGGCGGGTCGACAAGGCCCGGCTGGTGGGGCTTCCGGGGGTTCTGGAGATTATCCCGGTCAGCCGCCCCTACAAGCAGGTCTCGCGTGAGTGGCGCGAGGAAGACACCGTCGTGCCGCTCGCCAACGGCACCGTCATCGGCGGACGCGAGGTCGCCGTAATGGCCGGCCCCTGCTCGGTCGAGTCGGAGGGGCAGATCATGGAGGCCGCCGAGCGGGTGGCGGCGGCTGGCGCCACCATCCTGCGCGGGGGCGCCTACAAGCCGCGCACCTCCCCGTACTCCTTCCAGGGACTGGGGATCGACGGCCTCAGGCTCCTGGCCCGCGCCCGCGAGGCGACCGGCCTCGCCATCGTGACCGAGGCCGTCGACCCGGAGAGCCTGGATTCGGTGGAAGAGTACGCCGACATCGTGCAGATCGGCGCCCGCAACATGCAGAACTACCCGCTGCTGCGGCGCGCGGGGCGGTCACCGCGTCCCGTCCTGCTGAAGCGCGGACTCGCGGCCACCATCAAGGAGCTGCTGCTCGCGGCGGAGTACATCCTCTCCGAGGGCAACCCCAACATCATCCTGTGCGAGCGGGGAGTGCGCAGCTTCGACACAGAGACCCGCAACCTGTTCGATCTGACCGCGATCCCCGTGGTGCAGTCACTCTCACACCTGCCCATCATCGCCGATCCCAGCCACGGCACCGGCATTCGCGACAAGGTGACGCCCATGGCGCGCGCCGCGGTCGCCGCAGGGGCGGACGGCCTCATCGTGGAGGTTCATCCCGATCCTTCGAAGGCGCTGTCGGACGGAGCCCAGTCGCTCTATCCGGAGGATTTCGCCGAGATGATGGCCCAGGTGCGGGGGATCGCCGACCACATCGGCCGGCCGCTGGTGGCGCCGCTCGCGGAAGCGTGA
- the rplI gene encoding 50S ribosomal protein L9: protein MVKLILKESVDRLGEPGDVVNVKPGYARNFLLPRGLAYEASAANVRRLEQEQRRAEERARKDYLEARRRASRLEGMHLVFRARAGESDKLFGSVTAADIAERAVGSGLDFDLDKRHVMLSEPIKMLGDFEVPIRLHAEVEVNVTVHVERTS from the coding sequence ATGGTGAAACTGATCCTCAAGGAATCCGTGGACCGCCTCGGGGAACCGGGCGATGTCGTGAACGTGAAGCCCGGGTACGCCCGCAACTTTCTCCTGCCCCGCGGCCTCGCCTACGAAGCTTCGGCGGCCAACGTCCGACGTCTGGAGCAGGAGCAGCGCAGAGCGGAGGAGCGGGCTCGCAAGGATTACCTGGAAGCACGGCGGCGCGCCTCCAGGCTGGAGGGCATGCACCTCGTTTTCCGGGCACGCGCCGGCGAGTCCGACAAGCTGTTCGGCTCGGTCACGGCGGCGGACATCGCCGAACGCGCGGTCGGCTCGGGGCTGGACTTCGATCTCGACAAGCGGCACGTCATGCTTTCCGAACCGATCAAGATGCTTGGCGACTTCGAAGTCCCGATCAGGCTCCACGCGGAAGTGGAAGTCAATGTGACCGTGCACGTGGAAAGGACGAGCTGA
- the smc gene encoding chromosome segregation protein SMC, with translation MKLASLRLHGFKSFPERTDIVFHEGITAIVGPNGCGKSNISDAVRWVLGEQRPTVVRGSRMEEVIFQGTVNRRPVNRGSVVLRVTNEDGLLPVPFGEVEIGRTVYRDGGSEYSINRTTCRLRDVQELCRDTGLGANAYAIIESRMIDAILSERAEERRGLFEEAAGIGKYKDRSRIAGRRLARAELDLERLEDVIAEVATKVRSLARQKGKAQRYEDLRKRRLSVEVAVVSVDLLEFEDRLTRVRELRAREDEAQQTTLIELRTAETEREASRVRSLEAEKSRADAAVVLDSIQKDLVRWERDLAVARERIVYAERRLGQIGEDQAAARTRAGELASELAELKRSRARIAAELAEVGVESRQARQATAGTRERLRRARAALAEARGAERRLLRRVAGMEGTVAASRTRLDELRRRLVRLEERASQTELELTGMRREGGESDDRMVRLEASVARAREGVNEGLQDFEAARTAQTQARAAEVEAADQASALEARRTALAAMERDGAGYEPVVRAARKAHPDLVLGTLSQCMAGPAGALAAAESYLGHLAQALLVEDGEAASRLRRWFAGEWTEGGGIVLLRLDEAGEPGPPGSLLGELRPEGPGASWVRVLLAGVDRAEALDSAGGAGTAGQASHSATRAREAAKAGPPASVDARGVLVVGNPAGTAGLLERRGKLAALEEAAVPAAREASRAREAREAAQARVARAEKVLEERRAALTRAEDDLRAVRADRSTHDERHTRLTRDSDDLAQRVRDTREAIAAATARERAQQEELNELTGEAAALRRGGERAAEVLEVAEGDWERARVEEARLAIQSNQHKGELARADDRLDDLGRAETQASSQLARLEKEEAQLGRELSEARALLARGGKAVERLFQRRDRAKERLGEDDAALERAKEEVKRVDRRVEVARAAERAASDRHHDLSLEERELGGKIVLIRERVEAEWARPFEKLVEMSEPVEGDPAELKEELAGLVQRIERLGPVNMLAIEEHAEQHERLTFLTGQRDDLERARNDLRAAIREIDQTATRLFLETFEAARENFRRIHQRLFEGGECDLRLGDPDDPLSGPVDIHASPMGKRTRRIDLLSGGERALTALALLFGIYLVKPSPFCVLDEVDAPLDENNIDRFVQLLREFKQQSQFVVITHNPRTIEAADWIYGLTMEEPGVSSVVGVRLEAGASA, from the coding sequence ATGAAGCTCGCCTCGCTGAGACTGCACGGGTTCAAGTCGTTTCCCGAGCGCACGGACATCGTGTTCCACGAGGGTATCACCGCGATCGTGGGCCCCAACGGATGCGGAAAATCCAACATCAGCGACGCGGTTCGCTGGGTGTTGGGCGAACAGCGGCCCACGGTTGTGCGCGGCTCACGCATGGAAGAGGTGATCTTCCAGGGCACGGTCAATCGTCGGCCCGTCAACCGCGGATCGGTCGTCCTCCGGGTCACCAACGAGGACGGCCTGCTCCCGGTTCCCTTCGGCGAGGTCGAGATCGGGCGCACCGTCTATCGCGATGGGGGAAGCGAGTATTCGATCAACCGCACCACATGTCGTCTGCGCGACGTCCAGGAGCTTTGCCGGGACACCGGACTCGGCGCCAACGCCTACGCGATCATCGAGAGCCGAATGATCGACGCAATCCTCTCGGAACGGGCGGAGGAGCGCCGGGGGTTGTTCGAGGAAGCCGCGGGCATAGGCAAATACAAGGACCGGAGCCGGATCGCGGGACGGCGGCTGGCCCGCGCCGAACTGGACCTGGAGCGGCTGGAGGACGTGATTGCGGAGGTAGCGACCAAGGTCCGCTCCCTGGCACGGCAGAAAGGGAAGGCGCAGCGCTACGAGGATCTGAGGAAGCGGCGCCTGTCGGTCGAAGTCGCGGTGGTTTCGGTGGACCTCCTGGAATTCGAGGATCGGCTGACGAGAGTTCGGGAGCTCCGCGCGCGCGAGGACGAGGCGCAACAGACGACGCTTATCGAGCTGCGGACCGCGGAGACCGAACGCGAGGCCTCGCGGGTGCGAAGCCTGGAGGCCGAGAAGTCGCGCGCGGACGCCGCCGTCGTGCTGGACAGCATCCAGAAGGATCTGGTGCGCTGGGAGCGGGACCTGGCTGTCGCGCGTGAGCGCATCGTCTACGCGGAGCGGCGACTCGGGCAGATCGGCGAGGATCAGGCCGCGGCGCGCACGCGCGCAGGGGAACTGGCGAGCGAACTGGCCGAGCTGAAGAGATCGCGCGCCCGCATCGCGGCCGAACTGGCCGAAGTGGGCGTGGAATCGCGACAGGCGCGCCAAGCTACGGCGGGCACCAGGGAACGGCTCCGGCGCGCGCGCGCGGCGCTCGCGGAGGCGCGCGGCGCGGAACGGAGACTGCTGCGCCGGGTGGCCGGCATGGAAGGAACCGTCGCCGCCTCACGTACCCGGCTGGACGAATTGCGCCGCCGTCTGGTCCGGCTTGAGGAGCGGGCCTCCCAGACCGAACTCGAACTGACCGGGATGCGCCGGGAGGGCGGAGAGTCGGACGACCGGATGGTCCGGCTGGAGGCTTCCGTTGCGCGGGCGCGCGAAGGGGTGAACGAGGGACTGCAGGACTTCGAGGCGGCACGCACCGCGCAGACCCAGGCCCGAGCCGCGGAGGTCGAGGCGGCGGACCAGGCTTCCGCCCTCGAGGCCCGCCGGACGGCCCTCGCGGCCATGGAGCGGGATGGGGCCGGCTACGAGCCGGTGGTGCGGGCAGCCCGCAAGGCGCATCCGGACCTGGTTCTGGGGACGCTGTCGCAGTGCATGGCAGGTCCGGCCGGGGCGCTGGCCGCCGCGGAATCGTATCTGGGTCATCTGGCGCAGGCGCTGCTGGTGGAGGACGGCGAAGCCGCCTCGCGTCTGCGGCGATGGTTTGCGGGCGAGTGGACGGAGGGCGGGGGGATCGTGCTGCTCCGGCTCGACGAGGCCGGCGAACCGGGTCCGCCGGGGTCGCTGCTCGGCGAGCTCCGCCCGGAAGGCCCCGGCGCCTCCTGGGTGCGGGTATTGCTGGCCGGAGTGGACCGCGCCGAGGCATTGGACTCCGCTGGCGGGGCCGGGACGGCCGGACAGGCCAGCCATTCCGCGACCCGGGCCCGCGAGGCCGCAAAGGCCGGCCCGCCCGCCTCGGTGGACGCGCGCGGCGTTCTGGTCGTCGGCAACCCAGCCGGGACCGCCGGCCTCCTCGAACGCCGCGGCAAGCTCGCGGCCCTCGAGGAGGCCGCCGTCCCCGCCGCCCGGGAAGCCTCCCGCGCCCGGGAAGCGCGCGAGGCGGCGCAGGCGCGCGTCGCGCGGGCCGAGAAGGTGCTCGAAGAGCGGCGCGCGGCCCTGACCCGCGCGGAAGACGACCTGCGCGCCGTCCGGGCCGACCGGAGCACGCACGACGAGCGCCACACCCGCCTGACGCGGGACAGCGACGATCTGGCGCAGCGCGTCCGCGACACCCGGGAGGCCATCGCCGCCGCGACCGCCCGGGAGCGCGCGCAGCAGGAAGAACTCAACGAACTGACCGGGGAAGCCGCCGCCCTGCGCCGTGGCGGAGAGCGCGCGGCCGAGGTGCTGGAGGTGGCGGAGGGGGACTGGGAACGGGCGCGCGTGGAAGAGGCCCGGCTGGCCATCCAGTCGAACCAGCACAAGGGCGAGCTGGCGCGCGCCGACGACCGTCTGGACGATCTCGGCAGGGCGGAGACACAGGCCTCCTCACAGCTCGCGCGGCTGGAGAAGGAGGAAGCGCAGCTCGGTCGCGAGCTGTCCGAAGCCCGTGCGCTGCTCGCACGGGGCGGCAAGGCGGTCGAGCGGCTGTTCCAGCGGCGTGACCGGGCGAAGGAGAGGCTCGGGGAGGACGACGCGGCGCTCGAGCGGGCGAAGGAGGAGGTGAAGCGGGTGGACCGGCGGGTCGAGGTTGCGCGCGCGGCCGAGCGGGCCGCCTCCGACCGGCACCACGATCTGAGCCTGGAGGAGCGGGAGCTCGGCGGGAAGATCGTCCTCATCCGCGAGCGCGTGGAGGCGGAGTGGGCGCGACCCTTCGAGAAGCTGGTCGAAATGTCGGAGCCGGTGGAGGGAGACCCCGCCGAGCTGAAGGAGGAGCTGGCCGGGCTCGTGCAGCGCATCGAACGCCTCGGGCCCGTCAACATGCTCGCCATCGAGGAGCACGCCGAACAGCACGAGCGCCTGACATTCCTTACCGGGCAGCGCGATGACCTCGAGCGTGCGCGCAACGACCTGCGCGCCGCCATCCGCGAGATCGACCAGACGGCCACCAGGCTCTTCCTCGAGACTTTCGAGGCGGCGCGCGAGAACTTCCGCAGGATCCACCAGCGCCTGTTCGAGGGTGGAGAGTGCGATCTGCGCCTGGGCGATCCCGACGATCCATTGAGCGGGCCGGTCGACATCCACGCCTCTCCAATGGGCAAGAGAACCCGGCGCATCGATCTGCTGTCGGGGGGAGAGAGGGCGCTGACCGCGCTCGCGCTCCTCTTCGGCATCTACCTCGTGAAGCCCAGTCCTTTCTGCGTGCTCGATGAAGTGGATGCCCCGCTTGACGAGAACAACATCGACCGCTTCGTTCAGCTGCTGCGCGAGTTCAAGCAGCAGAGCCAGTTCGTGGTGATCACCCACAATCCGCGCACCATCGAAGCGGCCGACTGGATCTACGGGCTCACCATGGAGGAGCCGGGGGTGAGCTCCGTTGTAGGGGTTCGTCTCGAAGCGGGTGCGTCCGCGTAG